In Microbacterium maritypicum, the following are encoded in one genomic region:
- a CDS encoding bifunctional lysylphosphatidylglycerol flippase/synthetase MprF: MTEERSPTPRPAIAVVRRIPATLIMALLILIVGVAWNGLWAPFEDTKLFPTVAYGLPNLVDGKWWTPLTGTFFVNQPWVYVFTIAGFWGMAYLEFRRGSRVALAYYWIGQLFAIFATALLLLLLSQFPWEWATTQAQALDVGASGGTMACIAAAVGLFRPPWRVRGWLILLGFVFIAMLFWGKIADLEHLLAVLLILVVDRSLRVRHTTVREQRLIAVIAILVLGAVEIITTLLPTDGPFGPTEPASGGFIDLAIDVVVILVLVNGLRRGRRWTWVLALLLGLFNVLVAALVLTLITVFSQAQVDFRWDGETELSLANGFLWLVMLVYLIWVRRAFGARRKTKLGIQPSPTADDMKKELRTHGGGTLSWMTTWDGNSYARVTGGIVAYQRRNGVALALADPIGPADSRAEAVTEFIRTAEQAGLVPCFFSADEATRAAVPSTWRSIVVADDTIVDLPGLEFTGKRWNSVRTSLNRAGRDDMTFRMTHLKAESWGVQQQLRAISEAWVGDKDLPEMRFTLGTLDEAEDPEVRLALAVAPNGDIDGFLSWLPVYGGDGAVRGWTLDLMRRRDGGFGPVMEYLIGSSAKQFSEEGAEIMSLSGAPLAHDYPPDAGVIAALSERLADALEPVYGFGSLHRFKQKFHPRYETMYLLFRDESDLTRIGGALTRAFLPDATLRQFAGAGLELVRGGGRD; the protein is encoded by the coding sequence ATGACTGAGGAGCGCTCCCCCACGCCCCGCCCGGCCATCGCCGTCGTCCGCCGCATCCCGGCGACGCTGATCATGGCGCTGCTCATCCTCATCGTCGGGGTCGCCTGGAACGGGCTCTGGGCACCGTTCGAGGACACGAAGCTGTTCCCGACCGTGGCCTACGGTCTGCCGAACCTCGTCGACGGCAAGTGGTGGACCCCGCTGACCGGCACGTTCTTCGTGAACCAGCCGTGGGTCTACGTGTTCACGATCGCCGGCTTCTGGGGCATGGCGTACCTGGAGTTCCGGCGCGGATCGCGGGTCGCACTCGCGTACTACTGGATCGGTCAGCTGTTCGCGATCTTCGCCACCGCGCTGCTGCTCCTCCTGCTCTCGCAGTTCCCCTGGGAGTGGGCCACGACCCAGGCGCAGGCGCTCGACGTCGGAGCATCAGGCGGAACCATGGCCTGCATCGCCGCGGCCGTCGGACTGTTCCGCCCACCGTGGCGGGTGCGCGGCTGGCTGATCCTGCTCGGCTTCGTGTTCATCGCGATGCTGTTCTGGGGCAAGATCGCCGACCTCGAGCACCTGCTCGCCGTGCTGCTGATCCTCGTGGTCGACCGCTCGCTGCGCGTGCGGCACACGACCGTCCGCGAGCAGAGGCTGATCGCGGTGATCGCCATCCTCGTGCTCGGCGCGGTCGAGATCATCACGACCCTCCTCCCCACCGACGGCCCGTTCGGCCCGACCGAACCCGCATCGGGTGGCTTCATCGACCTCGCGATCGACGTCGTCGTGATCCTGGTGCTCGTGAACGGTCTGCGCCGCGGCCGCCGCTGGACCTGGGTGCTCGCACTGCTGCTCGGCCTCTTCAACGTCCTGGTCGCGGCGCTCGTGCTCACCCTCATCACCGTCTTCAGCCAGGCCCAGGTCGACTTCCGCTGGGACGGCGAGACCGAGCTCTCCCTGGCGAACGGTTTCCTCTGGTTGGTCATGCTCGTCTACCTCATCTGGGTGCGCCGGGCGTTCGGGGCCAGGCGCAAGACGAAGCTCGGCATCCAGCCCTCCCCCACGGCGGACGACATGAAGAAGGAGCTGCGCACGCACGGCGGAGGCACCCTGTCGTGGATGACGACCTGGGACGGCAACAGCTACGCCCGGGTGACCGGCGGCATCGTCGCGTACCAGCGGCGCAACGGCGTGGCTCTGGCGCTCGCCGACCCGATCGGCCCGGCGGATTCTCGCGCCGAGGCCGTGACGGAGTTCATCCGCACCGCTGAGCAGGCAGGTCTCGTGCCGTGCTTCTTCAGCGCCGATGAGGCCACCCGGGCCGCCGTGCCCTCGACCTGGCGCAGCATCGTCGTGGCCGACGACACGATCGTCGACCTGCCGGGGCTGGAGTTCACGGGTAAGCGGTGGAACTCCGTGCGCACCTCACTCAACAGAGCCGGCCGCGACGACATGACCTTCCGGATGACGCACCTGAAGGCCGAGTCCTGGGGTGTGCAGCAGCAGCTGCGGGCGATCTCCGAAGCCTGGGTCGGCGACAAGGATCTGCCGGAGATGCGCTTCACCCTCGGCACGCTCGATGAGGCGGAGGACCCGGAGGTGCGCCTCGCGCTGGCCGTCGCCCCCAACGGCGACATCGACGGGTTCCTCTCGTGGCTGCCCGTGTACGGCGGCGACGGTGCGGTGCGCGGGTGGACGCTCGATCTGATGCGCCGCCGCGACGGCGGGTTCGGCCCGGTGATGGAATATCTCATCGGATCCTCAGCGAAGCAGTTCTCCGAGGAGGGGGCCGAGATCATGTCGCTCTCCGGCGCTCCCCTCGCCCACGACTATCCGCCGGATGCCGGTGTGATCGCCGCGCTGAGCGAGCGACTCGCGGATGCCCTGGAGCCGGTCTACGGCTTCGGCTCACTGCACCGTTTCAAGCAGAAGTTCCACCCGCGCTACGAGACCATGTACCTCCTGTTCCGCGACGAGAGCGATCTCACCCGCATCGGCGGCGCGCTCACGCGGGCGTTCCTGCCGGATGCCACCCTGCGGCAGTTCGCCGGGGCCGGACTCGAGCTCGTCCGCGGCGGTGGAAGGGACTGA